The window AGGCAACTTAATATGTTTTCCAAGCacgcaagaacgacaaatactagaGCATCTAGaattattacattcaatgcttttattgatCCGAAGAGAATTCAAAACTGACGCTCCCAGGtgacccaaacgatcatgccaaagagAAGAAGACAAAGCAACAAAGGTTGATAGAGAACTAGCTGTGTttgtgatggtggtggtgatgggaTATAGATCACCCCGGCTCTCACATCTAATTAGTGGCATCCCCGTctggaaatccttcacagaaaaccatatGGATCAAAATTAACAGACACAGAGTTATCAGTCGTGAACTTTCTAACTGAGATTAAATTTTTAATGAGTTTTGGGGCGTGGAGAACATTTTTCAACGATAAAGAAGGGTGTGGGAGAGGCAAATGAGTATGACCACAACCTTGAATTGGAATTGAatgaccattaccaacaacaataccatgataatgattgctcaaattagaataagacgagagattaccATTCGTAGATGTCATGTGAGATGTGGCACCAGTGTCCATGCACCACTTCTGGTCCGGAGGATTCATAGTCATCGTATGCATTGCTGATTCAATGTCTGTGGGAGCATAAGACGAGGCATATATCTGCTGGTATAGGGCATCAACATACACCTGCTGCGGAGGCGGGGGAGCAGGGCCAAGAATGCCCGGCTGTTTGTCCAAGGGGCCTTGCGAAGACGTCGGCCAAGTTGACGGATACGGGCAAGGTGGCACGACCCATTGTGGCATCCATCCCCAAGCATAATTTGGAAGCTGCCACAGGTGAGGAGACGTGTGACGCGGCCAGCTGCCTAGCGGTGGCTGGTAATTTCCGCCGCTTTGACCGTGGTTGCCTTTGCCGCCACCATTTCCACGGCCAACGCTGTTTCGACGGCCATAATTGCGGCCTctattgttgttatttttgcccctGTTATTCACAGCATGGCCAGACGAGTGAGGATCATCAAAAGAGGAAGTTGAACCCTCACCACCTGTGGCAGCCACCATCGCCGAAGGAGTAGAGTGGGTCACATGCATTGCTTGTTCTCGTTCCTCCAGAACGAGTGATGAGAGCGCCTCGGTGAAAGGAGGAAATGGTTTCCTATGACGAATCTGCGTTCCCACACCCTTAAATGCATCGGTGAGACCCGAAACAAGCTGAAGAACAAGGCGGGAATTAGAAACCGAAGCTCCCACATTTTTTAACTGATCGGAGATGCTCTTGAGCCTTTGACAATACGCAGACGCGTTCGGGAAGTCTTCCATCCTAGTTGTGGAAAACTCTTGTTCAAGCATAACGGCACGAGAGTTTTGATGGTCCTGGAAGATGTCACGCAAGTGATCCCAGGCTTCCATGGCCATTGCACCAGGCTCAAGAATAGTAGTAAAGAAGTCATTCGAAATAGTGGAATAAATCAACTGGAGCACAGTCGCATCAAGGGTCGACCAAAGTTCTTTGTCGTCATCGGAGGGAGGGGTTGTCTGCTTCCCTTTCTCTGGTTCGATGATATGGTGTAGGACCCTATGGGATGTGGCGTGGATTTTAAACAATTCCGCCCATGTACCGTATTGTGCATTCTTTATTTCAAGAACCACAAGAATGTGATTACGGATGTTGGAGACGGCGAAAGCGGGGTGGAAGGATGATTTGGAGTCGTACATGGTGGCGAAAAAAAAAGGTGGCAGCCAACGGAGCTAGAGCAGCAGAGAGGAGAGAGGAGAGGAGACGAAAGAAAAACCCTAGAGTGTTGATACCATGAAAGAATTATTTTCCGTAGTTTCCTTTCATTcgttgaattggttaatatacaaaaatatcctaacctaaaataggagaatataaaatattataaaatattctaacctaaaataagtgattacaaaatattacaaaatctttacataatctatcagaattcacaatcaaatatttatagGTATCTAAACATTCAATATGTATAGACCACTTCAAGTTAATATGCTCTTAGTGTTTTGGAGCATCGTGATAGCTATATATACATGCTAACTTGGAAACATTATTTCAGTTCGAATTGTTCTCTGTGACTAGAAAATATCAAAATGAAATTGCTAGTAATTACGGATCAAGATATGGAGCATTGTGAATGTATGCGTCTCTGTATATATTGGTCGTCACCAGTGGCGGATCTAGGACTGTCCTTCAGGGTGTTCGGATAAAACAATTGAATCACTTGAGCTAATCTTTTATATTTGTTCAGgttgttcaaaagttaatatatgtacataaacacaaaaaattTACTCTAAATATACACAGTAATTTTTTGCCCAGAATGTTCTAAATATACACAGTGATTTTTTGcccagggtgttcgggtgaacactcTGGGCAATGGCTGCATCCGCCCCTGGTCGTCACATTTTGGGAATTGATTTCGTTCGGAGCATCGGATCAATGATCATCTATGACttctttggaaatattttgtgccAATTGACTAAAAATTTTGGGGTTGGAGGCTTGATGACAAGTGATTTAATTAATAGGCAACCTTTAATTGCATATCCTCATatatatgtcacgccccgaaccatggcttgggcgtAACGGGACACTCGGTGACTTGCTGCATGTGATCAAGCGAATCACATAGCCTGCTGAATTAACATGGGGCACGAATTGATGCGGAATATTATATAAACATGCATGGTGTGAGTAAATATAGGATTAAATAATCATAAGTTCTGAAAATACCattatatcatgaatgcggaaatatAGTAACGTAGTCAACGAGGCTAACTCCGGTGAACATCTGGCATGACATGGCAGACTAGTATGTGAACCTCTCACGTGAATCTGACTGCTAAAATGTTCATCGGTACAAGGCCTCTAGCATACCTTGACAGGATAACTAATATAAAATAAAGtaaagataacaccccgaatGAAATGGGTCTCACCAACAACTGATACATGAATAGTCCTAACAAGCAGATCTGATGTTCCATAAATCAACACTTTTATCGTGAAATataggcccccgggcaataaaaggggatatTAGTATATTTGAattatactggtatgtaaagcagttgaatgaaataaacatgatagatgAAATAATAGACCTGAAATTGAGATTGAAACTGTAAGTTGAACATGAACATAAGCATCATCTGACAAGAATAAATTTATAATATGAGTAAAAACATTTTAAGtacatatgtatatctatatCTTGTGGGAGAGCGGTAGTATAACCGGCAACATGGAATCACCACGTGGGCAGATGGAGTCTGGTACCTGGACCCCCCAGCGGAGCAGccctataccttgccagagtTGAGACATAAGCAtgatatgaaaggatccaattcAATTGTTTAAAGGTGTCATCCTAATCTGCGCGGATCGACCCTTACCCTACGTTGGAatatgtagtttcaggctgtctgagccttctcggtaaaccTATGCTACCCCTAaaatatgaacatggatataggtggcatctgagcccatggtttgTATCAGTGTTTTAAAAAGCGGGGGCGCGAGACGAGGCGTGTTACGCTGCACGGGGAGAGCCATAAGCCCCGAGACACGGTCCATGGATCTACGAGGCGTATGTCTCATTtatcttcaattttataattttattactaaaaGATAAGAAAATGTAAAGTTTTCATTAGAATtctgcaaataaattcaaataaatcaccaataatataaaaaaattattataattattacttGATAAAGGTTACAACACAAAAAATGACAATAGACTAGATAACCTATAAAATGAAATCTTCATTCACTTCATCATCATTCTCCAAATCTATTAGTCTTTCCCACCCTCAACTAATATTTGCACTGACTTTTATTTATAGATTCAAAGAAGGAGAAAGGCCAAAAGTGTAAGAACAATGACAAAAAATGGATGAAGTTATGCTTCACGAACATAGTGTTATGAAATCTCTATCATATCAATTTCAGACATAATTATCTAAAGAACTATTTATGGCAGTGTCATTTTCTACGAGAGTTGCTTTCTTTATTTCTATAAGAAAAATCACTACAACATGATAAAATAAAGTATAAATATCATTACAACAATAAAAATCATAATCTATaacaaaaatacttttaaaacaaTACAAATTAAATTTACGCTCGGGGCGTACGCCTTAACACATGGGCTACGCTTTTGCACCCTGGACTTACGCCCCAAATGCTAGGGCACACGCCCTATGGATATAAGCCTTTCATTGTGCCCCGAAGCGTTTTCGTACCCTCCGCCCCGAACACCTCTGAAAACACTGGTTTGTATAACATAACTTGTAAGTATGACATGTAGACATGATTCGTAAACatggcttgtaaacatgattcgtgagTATAATATAGCATGAATATACgtatataatataacttgtatgaaaacatggaaaacACATAGATTTtgatgaaaataagcataatagttcatatcttgcatttaagaatcTATGGAATGTAAAGCATGGGTATTCATGAATTACAGATTGATCCCCAAAAACcaaaatgaaatatcaagaatacaataaccaTTTATTAGTACGAACGTGGTATGTCATGGTACATGTAACTTACGGTCATTATGAATTAGAGTAGAAACACTAGGTTTGTGGAACTTCGTATTTCCATGGATGAACGTAGATTGggaaagaacaatgatgttcccacacatggatagaaaccctacataccttaatcgctccaagaACTTGAGAAAAGTccgaatctttgaagaagaattccaaaagcttgaaTCTTGAAACCTTAAGATGGGTTTCTTGAAAACTCTATGTTAGGAATAATGGATTTTCACTTAGAATTCATGTGTTGATGTTAGACACACTTGGAATTACTTGGAAGAGGCTTACATTGGTATACGAGGAGGATGGGAAGAGAGAATGGTCCTTCTAGGGCTTGAGCATTTTAGAATGAAGTgaaaaggccaaaaaaaaaaaaatgaagttttaaagttGATGTCGAAGTCGTTTTACGTtcatttttggcttattttaCGGCTCGTAAATTATTTTATAGGTCATAAATCATATCGTAAAATTGTAACAGTGTGCTAGATATTTTGGAAATTTTTACGGCCCATTTTTACGGAGTGGCAGAACACTATTTAGTAAATcatacataactttttgtacaaatgtatttttgacctccataatataccgttagaGCGgaatttcaaagatctacaactttcatgatgaaagttttcataatttcCTTATATATTTTCCCAGATACTCACTTTAAGTGAGACCTGGTGTAAagtcacttgaaaacatgctccgtagggtagcttccgactttactTTGTCCAAAGACTCTTTTTATGACTTGATTAAGTTTCAAACACCCTTTCTACACTACTCATATTGGATTCATTATACCCCATCTTACAAGTCAAACCTTAatccgaatgcacgaggtgttacaatatgaGTCACATGCTATGTTGGAATTTAGTACGCAATAGTAATTGATTGAAACACACAAGATTAATTAGACAATTCAAGCAAGTGGGGATTGGTAAACATTTAATTTTATAAGCTATATAATCTGTATTTTTGCACAGGTTAAGTATGGTTATATTTGAACCTAAAAGCGGATTCAAGATTTTAGGTTTATGGTTCTGATAACTTTTTGTTTGCCCACAAATCATTTATGCTATTGGGTTTGCAGTTTATTATATGTATACCTTCAGCGAAAACTGTAACACATATACTAAGTTCTTCCAAATCTGTACCATATACAGGATACATTCGCCTCTATTTGAATCCATTTTGTCACAGCAAACAGGAAGAATAATAGCTTGAGAATATTCAACAACAATTACGTACGTTTCAGTCTCAAACAAGTTGAACTCGATGAAACAGAAAATTTTACAAGTCAGAGAAAAGTTTTCCATTATCAGCCATTTGGACAAAACATGGCTTCCTTTTCTCCCTCAACTCCCGTTCCTTTTAAAGGAAAAGAAGattagaaaggaaagaaaaatttaaaaagaaaaacacaCTGGATTGAAGTTGACACGAAAAAAAGTTTGTGTACAAGCCAAGAATCTAGAGGTTTTTTTTGGTACAAAAACTTACAATAAACCTAATTTGGTCCGGCCCTTCTCCGGGTCCATGTACAGGGAAAACATAGTGCACTGGACTActcttattttttttcttcactACTAGAAATGAGTCAATTTCCGACAGACAATCCATCAGAAATCTAGCTGGATTTCCGACTGAGTCTCTTGGAAACATCTCAGACGAGTCCTTTTCCGATGGTTTTCGTCTGAAAATCGACTGATTTCTATAATGTTTTTTTACTTAGAACCAAATAGCTTTGGCATCAATGAGCATTTGTTTGAGTGATCCATCAACTTGTAAGGATATAATATCCTTAGATGATCCAACAAATTTCCCACCAATAAAAACAGCAGGAACACATGGGTTACAACCTAAACTTCTCAATGCCCACTCCATTTCTTTCCCTTTTGGATCTTGATCAAGTTCATGAATTGCTGGACTTGCTCCAATATCATAAAATAATGCTTTAATACTATGACACATAAAACATGAACTCTTTGTGAATATTACTGCTGCATTTTTTGATGCCAAGTCTCTTATTCTATCCATCTCGAATATCGATACAAATTAAATCGATACGATGACCAGAATTATATAGATATACAATGACAAATTATGTATGTAAGGAGTAGGAGAAAATTATGAAGAATTGCTAGTAGTGTTATAATCTTTGTGTTTGTAGATGGTTATGATATTTGAGGTTTCATATACTTTCTTATTTATAGGGATTTTCAGATAGGTATGGATTACATTGTTTATCCAGAAAGGGAAAAAGAAATTATACTGATGCATAATGAAAAGGCGATGTTCCTTAAAGATATTTTTTCTTTGGATAAAGGAAAGCAAAAGTAGAAAGACAAATGGCATACACCCCTTTGAGAATAGAGTTTTACTTTTATACAGTGACATACAAATGAATTTTTAAGCGTTCAGATAGCTGAGCCAACTTTGCTGAAGGGCAGTCAATAGATCCTTTCATCGGAAAATCACACGGTCCACATAGGTCAATttgtatttatatgcatatacacTATATATTGATCATTCCCTTGGGTTCTTTCTGTGTTTACTTCTTTCTATTTTGATTTTTCTAGTGGAAATTCTGACTCAGCCGGTCAATTCAAATTCCGATCTTTTAAAAGAGTACAATTTACATGTACGTAAATCGTACAAAAAAAGTGGAATTGATGTTGTTATTACCAATAACAACAGATTAAAATACACTAATAGTGTAAAATTTTCTTATATTTTCAACggaaaaaggctcaaatatgctatCGAACTCCGGAATTGTCTCATTTATGCCACTtattaatagtttgactcatttatgccaccgCCGTtataaaatggctcatttatgctatTTCCGTTACAAAATGGGTtggattttttaattaatttgggATTAAAAATTGGATTGGTACAACGTAAACATCTGATTGGAGGTCACGTGTCATATTTGGTATTGTAAAACTGACTTTAATGAAAAGTGGCATGAATGAACCATTTTGGTAACGGCGAGCCATTTTGTAACGAAAATGACACAAATTAAATAAGTCAAATTATTGACGAGTGGAATAAATGAGTCATTTTTTATAATTCAAGCCTTTTCTGTATTTTTAGTGTAAATTAATGCTATGAAATGTTGACAGATAGAGCCGACCATAACGATAATACCAGACACCTGTAGAATCCGTACAACTAATTTATAGTTATTAATTAATACATTAATGGGGGTGAAAGGCAAAGATATTATTCCTTGATTTTTCATGAAAAATTCTTTGTTTAGTGGGACAGTACTTTTAATTTTGGAGATCTAGAAACTAATACAGAAATGGATTTTTTCACAACTTTAATGATGTGTAAAGACCATGCTACTGGTAGAAGAGATGTAGAGGAATATCGAATAAAGGGGAAAAAATGTGTTCTATAACCAATTTTCATATATAGAAAGAAGAAGTATATATAAGTAAGTGAGTCTGACTTTAATACACGAATATTATAAAAGATTTTTTGTTTGTCTGTCAGGATCACCAAATAGATAATGTCCACAAACTATTGGCTATATGTGGAACTAATTATCTGAAAAATAAAGGAGGTAATTTGCTATGACATATTAAGTTAATCCGATAGTATAAAAATATATACCATTTGTaacatataagctaaatccttcCATAATTGAAATATATATTAACTTGAAAAGGTAAACAAATCAACATATATCCAAATGAATTTTCACGTGTTTGGTCCATGTAACTTAAGCAAAAGCAGGCAATCGTCACTCTCCAGCTTAGAATTAACCAGTACAACCATTTGTCACACGACAGGTTTCTTCATAACCTACCTACGGAGCTTTTGCACGGATTCCCTTCAAACGCACTAGTCTTcaatttttgtccctcatatatatgtgtgaagttgagaagatattcaagccaatttctactcaaaagcggaaagaaataaaaagaaactatttttctttgttggttttcgagtATGATTGGGATTTAGATTCTTTCTAAgaaaggattagacctagtaATATAAATACATGCTAGTTAGGATTTATTAAGGACAGAACATAGAATCTAAGAGTATTaaatcttgtaacttactttctccctcgatattaataaaagtgtcgTCCGTTCCCCCTCGGACTAAGAGCACATCGATCTGAACCATGTTATTTACTGTGTTTTTATGGTTTCTGCGCTAACATTTGGTATCAAAAGCTTGCGGTTCGTGAGATCTAGGAGACGAGGAGACTATGGCATCTATGAAGTTTGAGGTAGCGAATTTTGAGGGGCAAAGTAATAACTTCAACATCTAGAAGATCAAGATGGCGTTATTACGGAGAGAAGGATCAGTCTATGCTTTGGACGACTCATATCCCAAAATTTGAAAGAGGCCAAGAAGCCGAAGATTGAGATCGATGTGTTTAGCGCAATTCAATTATCCTTATCAGACAATGTGTTATCTGAAGTCAATACCAAGAAAACAGTTGTGAGTTTGTGAAAGAAACTTGAAGATCTCTGCCAGAAGAAATCAGTAACAACTATAATATTGTTAAGGCAGTGTTTACAAACCTTCAAGATGAAGATAGTTACAACTTTACAGATCATCT is drawn from Lycium barbarum isolate Lr01 chromosome 8, ASM1917538v2, whole genome shotgun sequence and contains these coding sequences:
- the LOC132606029 gene encoding uncharacterized protein LOC132606029; this translates as MYDSKSSFHPAFAVSNIRNHILVVLEIKNAQYGTWAELFKIHATSHRVLHHIIEPEKGKQTTPPSDDDKELWSTLDATVLQLIYSTISNDFFTTILEPGAMAMEAWDHLRDIFQDHQNSRAVMLEQEFSTTRMEDFPNASAYCQRLKSISDQLKNVGASVSNSRLVLQLVSGLTDAFKGVGTQIRHRKPFPPFTEALSSLVLEEREQAMHVTHSTPSAMVAATGGEGSTSSFDDPHSSGHAVNNRGKNNNNRGRNYGRRNSVGRGNGGGKGNHGQSGGNYQPPLGSWPRHTSPHLWQLPNYAWGWMPQWVVPPCPYPSTWPTSSQGPLDKQPGILGPAPPPPQQVYVDALYQQIYASSYAPTDIESAMHTMTMNPPDQKWCMDTGATSHMTSTNGFPDGDATN
- the LOC132604912 gene encoding glutaredoxin-C11-like, translating into MDRIRDLASKNAAVIFTKSSCFMCHSIKALFYDIGASPAIHELDQDPKGKEMEWALRSLGCNPCVPAVFIGGKFVGSSKDIISLQVDGSLKQMLIDAKAIWF